In one Paramormyrops kingsleyae isolate MSU_618 chromosome 18, PKINGS_0.4, whole genome shotgun sequence genomic region, the following are encoded:
- the vps26bl gene encoding vacuolar protein sorting-associated protein 26B-like, translating into MSFFGFGQSAEIDIVLNDAETKKKVEHKTEDGKKDKYFLFYDGETVSGKVNVTLKNPGKRFEHQGIKIEFIGQIELYYDRGNHHEFVSLVKDLARPGELTQSQTFDFEFTHVEKPYESYTGQNVKLRYFLRATISRRLNDITKEMDIVVHTLSTYPELNSSIKMEVGIEDCLHIEFEYNKSKYHLKDVIVGKIYFLLVRIKIKHMEIDIIKRETTGTGPNVYHENDTIAKYEIMDGAPVRGESIPIRLFLAGYEMTPTMRDINKKFSVRYYLNLVLIDEEERRYFKQQEITLWRKGDIVRKSMSHQAAIASQRFEGSATAEKALAQAKEDSN; encoded by the exons ATGAGCTTCTTTGGTTTTGGTCAAAGTGCAGAAATAGACATAGTCCTGAATGACGCTGAGACAAAAAAGAAAGTGGAGCACAAGACAGAAGATGGCAAAAAGGACAAGTATTTTCTTTTCTACGATGGCGAGACAGTGTCTGGGAAAGTAAACGTGACGCTCAAAAATCCAGGGAAAAGATTCGAACATCAGGGGATCAAGATCGAATTCATTGGGCAGATTG AGCTGTACTATGATCGAGGGAACCACCATGAgtttgtgtctctagttaaagaCTTGGCACGGCCTGGTGAGCTCACACAGTCCCAGACCTTTGATTTCGAGTTCACGCATGTGGAAAAACCGTACGAGTCCTACACCGGCCAGAACGTCAAACTACG GTATTTTTTAAGGGCCACCATCAGCAGGAGACTCAATGACATCACCAAGGAGATGGACATTGTGGTACATACACTCAGCACATACCCCGAGCTGAACTCCTCCATCAAGATGGAAGTGGGAATTGAAGACTGCCTGCACATTGAGTTTGAGTACAACAAATCTAA GTACCACCTAAAAGATGTCATAGTGGGGAAGATCTACTTCCTTTTGGTACGGATTAAAATTAAACACATGGAGATCGACATCATCAAACGGGAGACAACGGGCACCGGTCCCAACGTATATCATGAAAATGACACCATCGCCAAGTATGAGATCATGGATGGAGCACCAGTAAGAG gGGAATCCATCCCTATTAGGCTCTTCTTGGCTGGCTATGAGATGACCCCCACCATGCGAGACATTAATAAGAAGTTCTCTGTGCGCTACTACCTGAACCtggtgctgatagatgaagaGGAGAGGCGTTACTTCAAACAGCAG GAGATCACCCTCTGGAGGAAAGGGGACATCGTGAGGAAGAGCATGTCCCACCAGGCCGCCATTGCCTCACAGCGCTTCGAGGGCTCGGCCACCGCAGAGAAGGCTTTAGCCCAGGCCAAGGAGGACAGCAATTGA